Part of the bacterium genome, TCACCGGACACCCGTACCACAAATGATTTTATGCCTCTGGAAGATTTAAAGAAAAGCCTGTCGGCGATAATCGGCAAAACGGCCGAGGGGCTCTTCGACCTCCCGGACGGCCCGCCCGCCTTCGACCTCTCGCCCTCGGCGGAGCCGAAATTCGGGCACTTCGCCTGCAACCTGGCGTTGCAGCTCGCCGGTCCGCTGAAGCGCAGCCCGCGGCAGATTGGCGAGGCATTGGCCGGAGAGTTGGAGAAGGTTTTTGGGGATTTGGTGGAGCGGATCGAGGTCGCCGGGCCGGGTTTTTTGAACTTCCACCTCGCCGCCGGGGCGCAGGCCGAGCCGGTGAAGTCCATTCTCGCGGAAGAGAAGCCCTTCCTCTGGCCCGCCGAGAAGCCGCTAAAGATCAACTTGGAGTACGTGAGCGCCAACCCGACGGGTCCGCTGCTGGTGGTGAACGGCCGCGCCGCGGCCCTGGGCAGCGCGTTGGCGAAAATCCTCGTATCGGTGGGCCACCAGGTCACGGAAGAGTATTTCGTCAACGATGCTGGTAGCCAAGTGGTCGAGTTCGGCAAGAGCGTGTTCCGGGAGAATAGGGACAAGTATCGTAAGGCTGGATATGAGATACCAAATAATGTTTATGATTTGGGTAACGAGGGAGGCTATGCAGGTGATACTACTTCTGATGTAGCTGACACTGTTTATAAGAGCTTTATAGAAGAATACATGGCGACTACGCGAAAAATGATCTTTGACGAAAAAGCATATATAGATGAAGTAAATAACAGTGTAGTTGCTCAGCTGGAAAAGCAACAAATTACATTAAAACGATTTGGTTGTTTGTTCCAACAGTTTTATAAAGAGCACTATCTCTACTTCCCATCGGTTCGTCCATCCTATAGGAGCGTACTTGAAAATTATATTTTAAACGATGAATTATACATTGAGCGACTTCCAGGCCCAATTCGGGATGCCCTTTACCTACTTAAAGAGCTACGGATCGCCTACGAGTCCGAGGGCGCGGTCTGGCTCAGGACCACCGACTACGGCGACGAGAAGGACCGCGTCATCGTCCGCTCCAACGGCAAGCCGACCTATCTCCTCACCGACATCGCCTACCACCTGGACAAGTGGGAACGGCTCGGCGGGGACGAGTCGGGACGCCTGATGATTGACATCTGGGGACCGGACCACCACGGCCACATCCTCCCCACCAAGGCCGGCCTCCAGGCCGCCGGCATCCCGCCGGACAGGCTGGAGGTTTTAATCTCCGGTTGGGTGACGCTCAAACGCGGCGGCGAAATCGTCTCCATGAGCAAGCGCAAGGGGAACATCGTCACCCTGGACGAGCTTCTGGACGAGGTCGGGGTGGACGTGGCGCGGTACATGTTCCTCGAGCGCTCGCCCGAGGCGCACCTGGACTTCGACCTGGACCTGGCCGTCCAGCAGTCCTCGGAGAACCCGGCGTACTACATCCAGTACGCCCACGCGCGCATCGAGAGCATCTTCTCCGTGGCCCGGGAGGAAGGTTTTAGCGAGGATGAGCTTGGCGATGCCTCACTGGCGGAAGCCGACCTGACGCCCCTCTTTACCGACGACGACGCGGGCGAGCGTCAGCGGGAACTCCTGCGGCAGATAATCTTCTACCCCGGCGTGGTCGCGGGCGCCGCGGCGGGCTACGCCCCCCAGCGCGTGACCGCCTATCTGCACAACCTGGCCGGCGTCTTCCACCCGTACTACAAGAAGGTCAAGGTGCTGGTGGAGGAACGGGGGACGGCGCTGGCGCGGCTCGCTTTATGCCGGTCGTTGCAGAAAATCCTGGCCCACGGGCTCGGCCTGTTGGGCATATCGGCCCCCGAGTCCATGTAGCGGCGGTCCGCGGACTGGTTTATACTGGTTCCGAGGGAACCCATGCGGAAACTTTACGGCTTGATCCGGCTGATGCGGCCCAGGCAGTGGCTGAAGAACGTCGTCGTCTTCGCCGGCGTCGTGTTCGCGCAGCTTTACACCTCCCCGGCGGCGCTTCTGCGGTCCCTGGAGGCCTTCGGCATCTTCTGCCTCCTTTCGGGGGCGGTTTACGCCCTCAACGACGCCGTGGACGCCGAGCGCGACCGCTCGCACCCACACAAGAAAAACCGCCCGGTCGCCTCGGGCTTGGTGCCCCGGTCGCTGGCCTACTCCTGGTCCATCGTTCTGGCCGCCGGGGGGCTCCTGGCGGCCTGGACGGTCACGGAGGGCTTCCTCATCGTCGGCGCCGTTTACCTCGGCCTGAACCTGATTTATAGCTTCTGGGCCAAGAAGGTGGTCATCCTCGACGTCCTCCTCGTCGCCTTCGGCTTCGTACTGCGGGCCATCGGCGGCGTGGAGGCGCTGGTGGACTTTTCGCCGGGCCTGAAGTCCTCCCCCTGGTTCCTGGCGGTGACGCTCTTTTTGGCGCTCTTCCTGGCCCTGGAGAAGCGCCGGGCCGAGCTCACGTCCCTGGCCGAAGGCGCGGAGAGCCACCGCAAGACCCTGAGCGAGTACTCCACGCGCCTGTTGGACCAGATGTCCGCCGTGGTCACGACCGCCACCGTGGTGGCCTACAGCCTCTACACCCTCTGGCCCTCGACCGTGGAGCGGTTCGGGACCGAGGGGCTCGTCTACACGGTCCCCCTCGTTCTCTACGGCGTCTTCCGCTACCTCTACGACGTGGAGCAGCGGCGGCTGGGCGGCAACCCCTCGGCCATCCTCTCCAAGGACGTTTCGCTTTTGGTGGACGTTTTACTATGGGCCGCGGCGGTGGTGCTCATCATCCACTTCAAGCCGTAGTTTTAACGAAAGGCGGGCCCGGCCCGCCTTTTTAAAAACCCGCGAACGGTCAGTCCTCCATCGTCCACTGGTTGATGCCGAACCAGTGGCCGGTGTTGTTGATGTAATCGAGCTGTGACCTGAGCAGCTCGAAGTGACCCTCCTCCATCTGGGCGAGGTTTTTAAAGGTCTCGCGGACGGTGGCATCGTCGGCCTTGCGCGACCACTCGGTGTAATAGTCTATGGCTTCCCGCTCCAGGTTAATGGCCGTCTTGATGGCGTGGAGCTCGTTGGCGCCCTCGGCCCCGGCGGTCCTCTTCGCCACCGAATCGAGTTTCGGGACGAGCTCCGCAATCTCCGTCTGCGAGATTTCTATCGGCTCGATGGGCTTCCCGGCGAAGGCGTCGTTGAACTGCCGCCGCAGAATCTCGTAGTGGTCCACCTCCTCCCGGGCCAGGGTGATGAACATGTTCTTGCCGGTCTCGTCCCTGGTCTGCCGGGCGAACTCCAGATAGGTGGTGAAACCGGTTATCTCGGCCTCTATGGCCTGGGCGAGCACCTGTGCCACGGTTTTGCTCAAGGGTGCCTCCTGCGCTGGGTCGTTGATTATCGTCGTCTATCTCGTGCCGGCAAGGGGCTTAAACCCCTTGTCTCCTTTATACGGAAAAACGGAAGAGGATGACGTCGCCGTCCTGGACCGGGTAGTCTTTGCCCTCGATGCGGTAGAGGCCTCTCTTTTTGAGCTCGGCGATAGAGCCGTGCTCGCGCAGGTCTTCGAAGTGGGCCACCTCGGCGCGGATGAAGCCGTGGGCGATGTCGGAGTGTATGCAGGCCGCCGCCTCGAGGGCGGATGCGCCGCGCGGGAGAGTCCAGGCCCGGGTCTCTTTCTCGCCGGAGGTGAAGAAGCTCGACAGGCCCAAGGTGTCGTAACAGGCCCTGATCACTCGCTGGACGCCGTCTTCGGGCAGGTCGAACTCCCTCCTCATCAGTCCGGCTTCTTCAGGCTCCAGGCCGGCCAGCTCGCCCTCCAGCTTCCCGTGGATGACGAGCGGCTCGGCGGTCATTTGATCGAAATCTTTCGACAGGTCGCGCCCGTCGGCGTCCGCATTCAGGAGCGTGATGGTCGGCTTCAGCGTCAACAGGCCCAGGCCGCGGACCAGCTCCTCCTCGGCGGGGGTGAGGTCCACGGCGGATGCGGGACCGCCCCCCTCGAGCGTCCGCGCCAGCCGCCCGAGAGCCTCCCGCTCGACGCTCGCCAACTCCAACGCCCGCTTGTCGCTCCGGTTCACCCCCCTGTCCACGTTCTCCATCCGGGTTTGAACCGCGCCGAGGTCGGCCACGCCCAGTTCCAGCACGAAGACCTCGAAATCCCGGGCCGGGTTCACGGAGCCCTCGGGGTGGGGAACGTTGGGGTCATCGAAGGCGCGCAGAACGACGAGAAGGGCGTCGGCACGGCGAAGCTCGCTGATGAAACGCGCCGCCACCGATCCCCCGCCCTGACCCCGGGCCAGACCGGCCACATCGAGGTAGGTCACCTGCGCCCGGGTAAGCTTCCCCTTCCCCTCCAGGGACCAGAGCCATTCCAAACGCTCGTCAGCCACCGGCGTCACCTCCACGTTGACCTCCACTTTCCCGGGGTGCGAGTCGTGGTGCGATCCGGTCAGGAGGTTGAAGAGGGTGGTCTTGCCCGACTGGGGCAGCCCGCAGAGGCCGACGTTCATCGTACCCGGTCCGTTTCGATGGCGGAAAAAGTATAGCAGCCGGTGCCGCGGCTGTCGAGACGACGGCGCCTGAACCTTCCCTCTTGACATCCGCCCGGCGTCCGGTTAAACTACGCCGCGAAAAATGCCGCTGTACCCGACGGGGGGAAAAGAATGGCTCACAAGAAAGCGGGCGGCTCTTCCAGAAACGGACGCGATTCCGAGTCCAAGCGCCTCGGATGCAAGCGCTTCGCGGGGCAGTTCGTCACCGGCGGGTCCATCCTCGTCCGACAGCGGGGGACGGAGTTCTTCCCCGGCCCCGGCGCCGGTCTGGGGAGGGACAACACCGTGTTCGCCCTCTTCGACGGCGTGGTGGATTACTACCGCCGCCGCGACCGCCGCTACATCTCCGTGACGGTTAGGTGACCTCGTCTCTGTGCCGGTGTGCGGTGGCGACGGGATGCAAATTTGAGAAGAACGAGACGCTCCCTTAAAACCCCGGACGGGGTTTTTTAACATGTTCACAGACCGGGCTAAAATTTACGTCTGCAGTGGTTCCGGCGGCGACGGCGTCGTCAGCTTCCGCCGGGAGAAGTACGTCCCCCGGGGCGGCCCCGACGGCGGGGACGGTGGACGCGGCGGGTCGGTCTACATCGCGGGCACCTACGGGCTCAACACCCTCGTCTGCTTCCGCTACCGTCCGAGGTACCTCGCCCCCGACGGCAAGCCCGGCGCCAAACAGCGGAAGACGGGCGCCTCGGGGGAGAATCTCGTTGTCTTATGCCCCGTGGGAACCCAGGCTTACCGTTTGCCGGAGAACGTCCTCGCGGCCGATCTCGACGAGGACGGCAAGCGGGTCCTCATCGCCCGGGGCGGACGCGGCGGCAAGGGCAACGTCCACTTCGCCACGGCGACAAGACAGGCCCCGCGCATTGCCACTCCCGGCGGGGCGGGGGAAGGCTTCGAGCTGCAACTGGAGCTGAAGCTCATCGCCGACGTGGGGCTGGCCGGGATGCCCAACGCCGGCAAGTCCTCCATCCTCGCGCGGCTCACCAACGCCCGGCCCGAGATCGCCGCCTACCCCTTCACCACCCTGGAGCCCCACCTCGGCGTGGTCGAGCTGGACCGGGAGAGGGCCTTCGTCTTGGCCGACATCCCGGGCCTCATTGCCGGCGCCAGCAGGGGGGTCGGCCTGGGGCACGATTTCCTCCGCCACATCGAGCGGACACGCCTGGTGGCCGTGGTGGTGGACGCCGCGGGCACAGAAGGACGAGACCCCGTCGAGGATTTCGCCGTCGTGCTCGGCGAGTTGAACGCGCACAGCCCGGAGCTGGCGGCCAAGGTCGCCCTGGTCATCGGCAATAAAATTGACCTGCCCGGTGCGACCGTCCACGTGCATCGGATGCGGGAGGCGACGGGGTTGCCGGTCCTCCCCCTGTCGGCCGTCAGCGGCGTCGGCTGCGACGACCTGATCTCCCTTCTCGCACGGGAGCTGGTCGCACGGGGGCTGTGGACCGTCGGGCTTCCCGCCTCCGACGAGGAGCCCTTCGATCCCCTCGCCTGAACCCGACCCCATTTTCCTAGTCTAATAAAGCCGTATCGGGTATAATCGAGATGGGATGGTGATTAACATGGAGGGCCCCTTGCTCCTGCCGGGCCACAACGACAACGTCGAGATTGACGACGAGGTGTATCACGTCCAGTCGGAGACCCGCGGCGAAGTTGATTCCCCCTACATCGTCACTCTGGTCTTCGTGGCCGGAGGCATCGTCTATCGCCGTAAAACCGAGTGGCTCGGTGCCGTGGATTCCGACGAGGCCCTGACCCAGTTCAAAGAGCTCCTGACGAACCAGCACCGGTCGGTCATCGCCGATATCAAGAGCAACTCCCTCAAGAGGGTCAGCGTCGAGGAGCAGAAGCAGATCGAGATGGACGAGCGCGAGCTCATCGCACGCTTCCTCGACGAGTGGGCCAGCGAGTGAGCCGTTCCTCCGAAGCGGCGGGGCGCGGGTTTGTAAATGCGCGTTAACCCGGCGGGGGATCATACCCCCGCCGTCCGGTGAGCGAGAGTGGCGGAACTGGCATACGCGCTGGATTTAGGTTCCAGTGGCTCCGGCCGTGCGGGTTCAAGTCCCGCCTCTCGCACCAGCATGATGCTGGACCCTGTTCCGCGGGGAACGGTTTGAGTCATTCGTGAGCAATCGCCGCGAGCGGGGCCTTTTTCTAATCGCCAAGTTTATTTAAACGCATGATGCTGGACCCTGTTCCGCGGGGAGAGGTTCAGTTTATTCCCACACAATCGCCGCGAGCGGGGCCAAGTCCAATTTTAATAGCACCAACCTCGCCGTATGCAGACCGACATTGACCACCTCACCCCCCTCCGATGCCAAAACACATAAACTCCTCCCTCTACACCCGCTTCGCCGGCCTACGCGACTTCCTGTCGCTGAAGCTGACCGGCGCGTACCCCCGCCCCATCAACGTCCACGTCGAGATAAACAACACCTGCAATCTCGACTGCGTGATGTGCCCCCGGGACCGGCTTACCCGCCGGTTGACCCTGATGGACGACGACCTTTTTCGGAGCGTAGTGCGCCAGCTTGCGGGAATGGGGGTTCCATCCGTCAGCCTGTTCCTCTTCGGCGATCCGCTTTGCCACCCGCGTCTGGACGAGATGGTGGCTTACGCCGCGGAGCACGGCGTGGCCCCCGTCCTCAACACGAACGCGATGGCTCTGACCGAGGAGCGCGGTCGGAAGCTCCTCGACGCGGGGCTGAAAACCGTCATCTTCTCCGTGGACGGCGTCACGCCGGAAGTCTTTGCGGAAGTCCGCCGGGGGGGCGATTTGGAGCGGGTGCGGGCCAACATCCTCCGTTTCCTCGAGCTGGCGGCGGAGCGCCGACCGCGGCCGGCCACGGTGGTGCAGTTTGCCGTCTCCAATATCAACGAGCACGAGGTGGACGCCTTCCGGGCCTTCTGGGAGGGGAAGGTGGATCGGCTCAAATTCACCCGCGTCACCGAGTACGCGGGCATCGAGGGGCTCAAGACCTACGAATACAAAACGCTGGAGCGGCGTCCCTGCCCGGACACCTGGAGCAAGATGGTGATTCTGGCCGACGGCACGGTGACCACCTGCTGCCTGGACCTGAACGGTGAGCTGGGGATGGGGGACGCCGCCGCGACACCGCTCCGGGACCTCTGGCGCTCCCCCCGCTGGAGAACTCTCCGCCGGGCCCACCGGCGCCTGAATTTCGCCGAATACCCCGTCTGCGACGCCTGCCCCATGCCGCTTTTATACGCGGCCAACCTGGCGGACCGTTCCGCCGACGAGCTCCCGGAAAGGTCGTAAGTTCCAATCCACTAAAAAAGGGGAGAGCGTCGGCTCTCCCTTGCCAATTCGCGCGCGTTCGGTCAGCCTCTCTCGGCGGCGACCTCCCGGACCAGCCGTTCCAATCTCTCCGCCAGCTTCTTAGCGGGAACGGCCCGCTCCACTATTTCACCCCGGACGAAGATGTCGCCCGAGTCCGCGCCCCCGGCGACGCCGACGTCGGCGTGAGCGGCCTCCCCGGGACCGTTGACCACGCAGCCCATCACCGCCACCCTCAGGGGGGTGACGATGTCGGAGAGCCGTTTTTCCACCTCCCGCAGGAGCCCCTCCAGGTCGTAGTTGCAGCGGCCGCAGGTGGGGCAGGCGATGATTTCCACCCCCCGCTCGCGCAGACCGCAGGCGCGGAGTATCTCCCAGGCGACCCGCACCTCGGCCGTCGGGTCTCCGGTCAGACTCACCCGCAGCGTGTCGCCGATGCCCTCCAGTAAAAGTGTGCCTATGCCCAGGGCGCTCTTGACTACACCGGCGTCGTGCCAGCCGGCCTCGGTCACCCCCAGGTGGAGCGGCCAGCTCGTCTTCTCCGCCAGGAGGCGGTAGGCGGCGAGGGTGTCCGTGACCGACGACGCCTTGGCGCTGATTTTAATGGATTCCAGACCGGCGTCCTCCAGCAACCGCACTTCATTCAGGGCGCTTTCGACCAGGGCTTCGGGCGCAGGGCCGCCGAATTTCGCCAGCAGGTCGGGATCGAGGGAGCCGGCGTTGACTCCGACCCGGATGGGAATCCCCGCCTCGACCGCCGCCCGAGCCACCCGGCGGACGGCCCCGGGGTCGCGCAGGTTCCCCGGGTTCAGCCGCAGGCCCGCGACGCCGGCCTCCACCGAGGCCAGGGCGAGCTGCTCCGAGAAGTGGATGTCCGCCACGAGGGGGATGGTAGTTTTTTTCACCAGCTCCGGGAGCGTCTTGACCGCCCGGCGGTCCGGGACCGCCACCCGCACTATCTCGCACCCCGCCGCGACCAGCTTTTCGATCTGCGCCAGGGTCTTTTCCGCGTCGTGGGTCGGGGTGTTGGTCATGGACTGGACGGCCACCGGCGCGCCGCCGCCGATGGGCACGCCGCCCAGAAAAATCCGACGCGTCGTCTCTCGGTGCAGAGGGGCCATGAATTTTATCGCTTAGGTTGGATGCTACCCGTCGAGATAATACCTTACGACGGGCCGCATGGGGGAGCGCCGGGACACCTCTCTGAATCCCATCTTCATATAAGTCGAGAAAAGGCCCATGTATGCGGAAATTTCCGGGTTCTTGCTCTTCTCGGGGATGAGCGGGTAGGCCTCGACGACCCCGCCGCCCCGCTCCTCGACGTAATCCACGGCTGCGCCGACGAGGGCCTCCGACATCCCGCTCCTGCGGTGCCGCTCCGGGATGAAGAAGCAGGTGATGGACCACACCGGCTCGTCGTCCACCCTCTTCAGGACCGGCGACCGGTCCTGGACGGGAAAAGTCTCCCGGGGCGCCACCGAGTACCAGCCCGCCGGCTCACCACCGGAGTAGGCCAGGATGCCGGGTACATCCCCGGATTCGATGATGCGGCGGAAATTTTTGCGGTTTTCCTCCCCGTAATTTTTCTCGAAGTCTTTGCGCCTGTTGCGCCGGTACATGCACCAGCAGCCCGGGAACGGGTGGCCGTCCCGGAACAGCCGCTCCAGGTCGTCCCAACGGTCGGCGGTCGCCGGCGCGAACACGAGCCCCTCGGTCCTTGTCACTGCTTTTTCCCCGCCTCGTCGTCCATGTCCCGGAGCGCCGCCGCGGCGTCCACCCCGGAGCCCTCTTTCAGCCGACCCCGTTGCAGTTGCCCCAGGCTCAGGCCCTCCCGGACGAGGAAAATCAGCCCCACGACGATGTACGGGAGCACCTGGGTCACGTGCAGGAGGATGGCGAAGGCCCCGGCCATGCCCTTACCCGCCTCGCCGTACACCCCGACGATGGCCGGCGCGCAGGTGGTGAGCCCCAGGTAGCCGAACTGCTCGAAGATGCCCAGGAATCCCGGCGCCGAGGGGAAGACCACCCCCAGGCACACGTAGGCCAGCGTGAACGGCGCGGCGAACCACGGCGTCAGCCCGGCGAAGGGCATCGCCTGAATGATGGGCACGTAAGAAAGCACCGCCGTGCCCCAGATGGCGAAGGACAGCCCCACGGCCGCCCACAGCCGTCCCTTGTGGTTGAAGATGTGCAGCCCGTCGCCGAAATTCACGAAGAACTCCCGGACCTTCTCCCGCGTCTTTTTCCCGAAGAGACGGGCCGGGAGCGACAGAATCTTCGCCACCGGGTCGCGCCGGTAGTACAGAAACACCAGCGCCAGGCATCCCGTCACGTACACCGCACCCACCGCGATGGCCAGCCCCATCTTCACCATCCCGCCGAAGGGGAAGAGGAAGAGCATCCAGATGAAAATCGCCATGATGACGAGGCCGTCGAGTATGCGGACGAAGATGACCGTGGCCAGCGCGCTGGAGTACTTGTACCCCGAATTGCGGGTGACCACGTAGGGCCGGATGAGCTCCCCCGCCCGCAGGGGCAAGACGCCGTTGGCCATGAAGCCTATCATCGTCCCGCTCGCAGCGTTCAGGAATTTCACCGGATGGATGGAGTCCAGGAAGAGCTTCCAGCGCCAGATGCGCAGCATGTAGCTCACCGCCAGCGGGACGACCCACCAGACTAAAATCAGGTAGTTGGCCTGGGCGAAGCCCCGGCCCAGCCCCTCCAGGTCCACGTCGTGGAAGAACCACCAGAGGAGCCCCCCGGAGATGACCACGCCCAGCCAGAAGCGCCAGTTCTTCAGCAAATCCCGGTCCCTCGGTCGCGAGGATGTGTCGCGTGCAAGTATAACGGAAATGCGCGCCCAAACCAACAAGATGACCCCCGGCGGGGGGTCGTGGAGCCGCTGCTCGGACTTGAACCGAGGACCTGCTCATTACGAGTGAGCTGCTCTGCCAAACTGAGCTACAGCGGCGCGCGGGGCATTGTAGCATCCTCCGTTTGCGTGGTCAAGGCGCCCCCGGGGGCACCGGAAACCCCGACCGTGTTTGTGCTAGACTTTAGATGGGATTTTCCTCATCTTGGTGTTGAAGTTTATGAAGAAGCTCGTCCTTGATTTTTTACTCATCCCCGTCGCGGCCACCTTCGCCGTTTACGAAGGCTGGTCTGAACCTGTACTAGTAGCTGACGGTGTTAAATATAGTGAGTTTGATAAGCCATTCATTACTTTGGAGTTGGAGGAGAATTATGTCATAATACATCGGTATTGGGACGGTGATTCGGATGTATATTTAACGAAGATTGATCAAGCTGGGAATGTTTTATTAGGGCCAAAACCAGTAATTAACACTGGTGTTTGGGAAGATCTCCCAATTTGCGTTATAGCATCGGATAATACGCTTTATCTCTTTTATATTCGCTTTGAAGGTGTAACCGACAACCTTTGGTACGCTCATATCTCATCAGACGGTGATATACTTGAAGGTCCATCTCTTTTCGCCTACACAGATACGACAGGGTATAGTAACCACAGTTGGCCATCAGCTGTTATTGAAGCAGATAATACAATCCACCTGGCCTACATGGTTGATTATAACGGGAAGGATACGCTAGCATACACACGTTATAACCCGGATACGGAGGAAAGACTGGATATTCGGGGTATAACAATTTCTCATCACGATGTATATTATCAGAACCTGAATGACAATTGGGAGGTTGAGGTTGACTCCGAGGGTAACGCACACCTTTTCTTTGACCAGACTTTAGAATTTGAGTGGATGAATCCGAGTGTTACGGAAGTATGCTGGGCTAAGGTCCCACACGATTCAGCCGGTGAGTATGAATCAAAGATTCTTTCTAACTTCATGGTGGATAATTTCGATGACGGTGGAATAGACGCTACCATTGACGATTCCGACATCATTCACATGGTTTGGGGGGGGTACTCGATTACACACGTGGCGGTATCTATTACTCAATGGATACTGATGGAAATGAAGTAACGGGGTACAAGAAGTTCTTTCCGCCTGACTGGGATGGAGAAGTTGGTTATCTTGGCATTATGTATAATAACGGTAATCTCGCGGTCTTAGGTATTAGAGATAATCGTTTTGTTTTCGGACGCCTTGATTTAGAGGGAGATATTTACGAAGATTTTGATTACATCAGCGATGAGGTTATTTACTGGCCTTACAGCGACGAATTCAGATTCATCAACCATAATAACGGTTTTGTATGTATTGCGTGGGCAGATGATTGCGACCTCTGGTACCAGTACACCCTTGACGGTTTCGCTGTCGATGAGCCCCACCTAGAGGCCTCTTCTGATGGCGACGGCATCCTCCTCTCCTGGCGCGAGGAGGAAGATTTAGTCGGCTCAAATTGGCGCCTGGAGCGCGACGGTGAGCACTTGGTCAATCTCTCCGGCGACGCGATTTACCGCTACCTGGACCGCGACGCCGAGCCGAACGTCACCCACCTCTACACCCTCGAAGCCACGCTTCCCGACGGCACCGTTCGCACCTTTGGT contains:
- the rpmA gene encoding 50S ribosomal protein L27, translating into MAHKKAGGSSRNGRDSESKRLGCKRFAGQFVTGGSILVRQRGTEFFPGPGAGLGRDNTVFALFDGVVDYYRRRDRRYISVTVR
- a CDS encoding DUF933 domain-containing protein, whose product is MNVGLCGLPQSGKTTLFNLLTGSHHDSHPGKVEVNVEVTPVADERLEWLWSLEGKGKLTRAQVTYLDVAGLARGQGGGSVAARFISELRRADALLVVLRAFDDPNVPHPEGSVNPARDFEVFVLELGVADLGAVQTRMENVDRGVNRSDKRALELASVEREALGRLARTLEGGGPASAVDLTPAEEELVRGLGLLTLKPTITLLNADADGRDLSKDFDQMTAEPLVIHGKLEGELAGLEPEEAGLMRREFDLPEDGVQRVIRACYDTLGLSSFFTSGEKETRAWTLPRGASALEAAACIHSDIAHGFIRAEVAHFEDLREHGSIAELKKRGLYRIEGKDYPVQDGDVILFRFSV
- a CDS encoding ferritin family protein, with protein sequence MSKTVAQVLAQAIEAEITGFTTYLEFARQTRDETGKNMFITLAREEVDHYEILRRQFNDAFAGKPIEPIEISQTEIAELVPKLDSVAKRTAGAEGANELHAIKTAINLEREAIDYYTEWSRKADDATVRETFKNLAQMEEGHFELLRSQLDYINNTGHWFGINQWTMED
- a CDS encoding decaprenyl-phosphate phosphoribosyltransferase, whose amino-acid sequence is MRKLYGLIRLMRPRQWLKNVVVFAGVVFAQLYTSPAALLRSLEAFGIFCLLSGAVYALNDAVDAERDRSHPHKKNRPVASGLVPRSLAYSWSIVLAAGGLLAAWTVTEGFLIVGAVYLGLNLIYSFWAKKVVILDVLLVAFGFVLRAIGGVEALVDFSPGLKSSPWFLAVTLFLALFLALEKRRAELTSLAEGAESHRKTLSEYSTRLLDQMSAVVTTATVVAYSLYTLWPSTVERFGTEGLVYTVPLVLYGVFRYLYDVEQRRLGGNPSAILSKDVSLLVDVLLWAAAVVLIIHFKP
- a CDS encoding GNAT family N-acetyltransferase yields the protein MTRTEGLVFAPATADRWDDLERLFRDGHPFPGCWCMYRRNRRKDFEKNYGEENRKNFRRIIESGDVPGILAYSGGEPAGWYSVAPRETFPVQDRSPVLKRVDDEPVWSITCFFIPERHRRSGMSEALVGAAVDYVEERGGGVVEAYPLIPEKSKNPEISAYMGLFSTYMKMGFREVSRRSPMRPVVRYYLDG
- the ispG gene encoding flavodoxin-dependent (E)-4-hydroxy-3-methylbut-2-enyl-diphosphate synthase translates to MAPLHRETTRRIFLGGVPIGGGAPVAVQSMTNTPTHDAEKTLAQIEKLVAAGCEIVRVAVPDRRAVKTLPELVKKTTIPLVADIHFSEQLALASVEAGVAGLRLNPGNLRDPGAVRRVARAAVEAGIPIRVGVNAGSLDPDLLAKFGGPAPEALVESALNEVRLLEDAGLESIKISAKASSVTDTLAAYRLLAEKTSWPLHLGVTEAGWHDAGVVKSALGIGTLLLEGIGDTLRVSLTGDPTAEVRVAWEILRACGLRERGVEIIACPTCGRCNYDLEGLLREVEKRLSDIVTPLRVAVMGCVVNGPGEAAHADVGVAGGADSGDIFVRGEIVERAVPAKKLAERLERLVREVAAERG
- the obgE gene encoding GTPase ObgE: MFTDRAKIYVCSGSGGDGVVSFRREKYVPRGGPDGGDGGRGGSVYIAGTYGLNTLVCFRYRPRYLAPDGKPGAKQRKTGASGENLVVLCPVGTQAYRLPENVLAADLDEDGKRVLIARGGRGGKGNVHFATATRQAPRIATPGGAGEGFELQLELKLIADVGLAGMPNAGKSSILARLTNARPEIAAYPFTTLEPHLGVVELDRERAFVLADIPGLIAGASRGVGLGHDFLRHIERTRLVAVVVDAAGTEGRDPVEDFAVVLGELNAHSPELAAKVALVIGNKIDLPGATVHVHRMREATGLPVLPLSAVSGVGCDDLISLLARELVARGLWTVGLPASDEEPFDPLA
- a CDS encoding radical SAM protein, whose protein sequence is MPKHINSSLYTRFAGLRDFLSLKLTGAYPRPINVHVEINNTCNLDCVMCPRDRLTRRLTLMDDDLFRSVVRQLAGMGVPSVSLFLFGDPLCHPRLDEMVAYAAEHGVAPVLNTNAMALTEERGRKLLDAGLKTVIFSVDGVTPEVFAEVRRGGDLERVRANILRFLELAAERRPRPATVVQFAVSNINEHEVDAFRAFWEGKVDRLKFTRVTEYAGIEGLKTYEYKTLERRPCPDTWSKMVILADGTVTTCCLDLNGELGMGDAAATPLRDLWRSPRWRTLRRAHRRLNFAEYPVCDACPMPLLYAANLADRSADELPERS
- a CDS encoding arginine--tRNA ligase; the encoded protein is MPLEDLKKSLSAIIGKTAEGLFDLPDGPPAFDLSPSAEPKFGHFACNLALQLAGPLKRSPRQIGEALAGELEKVFGDLVERIEVAGPGFLNFHLAAGAQAEPVKSILAEEKPFLWPAEKPLKINLEYVSANPTGPLLVVNGRAAALGSALAKILVSVGHQVTEEYFVNDAGSQVVEFGKSVFRENRDKYRKAGYEIPNNVYDLGNEGGYAGDTTSDVADTVYKSFIEEYMATTRKMIFDEKAYIDEVNNSVVAQLEKQQITLKRFGCLFQQFYKEHYLYFPSVRPSYRSVLENYILNDELYIERLPGPIRDALYLLKELRIAYESEGAVWLRTTDYGDEKDRVIVRSNGKPTYLLTDIAYHLDKWERLGGDESGRLMIDIWGPDHHGHILPTKAGLQAAGIPPDRLEVLISGWVTLKRGGEIVSMSKRKGNIVTLDELLDEVGVDVARYMFLERSPEAHLDFDLDLAVQQSSENPAYYIQYAHARIESIFSVAREEGFSEDELGDASLAEADLTPLFTDDDAGERQRELLRQIIFYPGVVAGAAAGYAPQRVTAYLHNLAGVFHPYYKKVKVLVEERGTALARLALCRSLQKILAHGLGLLGISAPESM